One window of the Labilibaculum sp. genome contains the following:
- a CDS encoding (2Fe-2S)-binding protein: MRDIVCNCQMVDRKTIDKAIHEKNSTTIEEIRRYTGANTGCGKCISYINSILDIEVPKIAAKVENSIQSKFKLW, encoded by the coding sequence ATGAGGGATATAGTTTGTAACTGTCAGATGGTAGATAGAAAAACCATTGATAAGGCAATTCATGAGAAAAATTCAACTACAATTGAAGAGATTAGAAGATACACCGGAGCCAATACCGGTTGCGGGAAATGTATTAGTTACATCAACAGTATTTTAGATATTGAAGTTCCTAAAATTGCAGCGAAAGTAGAGAATTCAATACAAAGTAAATTTAAACTTTGGTAA